The following are encoded in a window of Streptococcus pasteurianus genomic DNA:
- the rsmG gene encoding 16S rRNA (guanine(527)-N(7))-methyltransferase RsmG, whose translation MTPEEFYKKLSQQGFELTDTQKKQFERYFELLVEWNQKINLTAITDEEGVYLKHFYDSIAPVLQGKITNQAICLLDIGAGAGFPSIPIKILCPDIDVTIIDSLNKRINFLNLLADELGLEGVHFYHGRAEDFGQDKHFRASYDIVTARAVARLQVLTELTIPFLKVGGQLIALKASAAEEELADAKNAMTILFSKLIDNYHYELPNGDSRQITILEKKKETPNKYPRKAGMPNKKPL comes from the coding sequence ATGACACCTGAAGAATTTTATAAGAAACTTAGTCAACAAGGTTTTGAGTTGACAGATACACAAAAAAAGCAATTTGAACGTTATTTTGAGCTTTTGGTTGAATGGAATCAAAAGATTAATTTGACGGCTATTACGGATGAAGAGGGGGTTTATTTGAAACATTTTTATGATTCTATTGCTCCCGTTCTTCAAGGAAAAATAACAAATCAAGCGATTTGTTTGCTAGATATTGGAGCTGGAGCCGGTTTTCCAAGTATTCCTATCAAGATTTTATGCCCTGATATTGATGTTACTATCATTGATTCGCTAAATAAGCGTATTAATTTTCTTAATTTATTGGCAGATGAACTTGGCTTAGAGGGCGTTCATTTTTACCATGGACGTGCTGAAGATTTTGGTCAAGATAAGCATTTCCGCGCAAGCTATGATATTGTAACAGCACGAGCTGTTGCTCGTCTCCAAGTATTGACCGAATTGACAATCCCATTTTTAAAAGTTGGTGGGCAATTAATTGCTCTTAAAGCTTCTGCTGCCGAAGAAGAATTGGCAGATGCCAAAAATGCCATGACAATTCTTTTTTCAAAACTCATAGACAATTATCATTATGAATTGCCAAATGGCGATAGTCGCCAAATCACAATTCTTGAAAAGAAAAAAGAAACACCAAATAAATACCCACGTAAGGCTGGGATGCCAAATAAAAAACCTCTTTAA